In Candidatus Kryptobacter tengchongensis, a genomic segment contains:
- a CDS encoding 2-oxoisovalerate dehydrogenase E1 component: MPKNLTKQVNRGSEFETGLESVVEIKPDVLVQALKSMYVARQIDNKAMTLLKQGKVFFHIGVSGHEAIQVASAMNFRPGYDWFYPYYRDWAFVYQLGVTLEELFYSVFGRANCPATGGRQMPAHFGKKELRIITQSSPTGTQYLQAVGTAMGCVRDGTDEVVYVSGGDGSTSEGEFHEALNWASKDKLPVIFVIQNNKYAISVPIYEQTAGASVAKIGQGFFGLEVYEIDGTDFVQSYQTVKKAVERARAGLGPTMIVANVVRLIPHSSSDDHRKYRTPEELEQERSSDPILKMESLLLKEGILTREEIDGIYSELDAEIDKAIEVAEKKPYASSDTVMLHVYAHEDTRKLNYEATIPSGKPIVMVDAINHALHEEMELNPKMVVYGEDIADPKGGVFTATKGLTTKFGKDRAFNSPLAEASIVGTAIGLAVKGYKPVVEIQFGDYIWPAMTQIRDELATFRYRSNGSWSAPVVIRVPVGGYIHGGHYHSQNIEGFFAHLPGIFIAYPSNAADAKGLLKTACRIEDPVLFLEHKALYRSPQAMSPEPDKDYLLPFGKAQIKKVGKDATIVTWGLMVYKSLEAVKIVEQKYGVEIEVIDIRTINPLDKETILNSVKKTSKVLIVHEDTLTAGFGAEISAIIAEEAFEYLDSPIKRVAGLDIPGIPYAPTLEDAALPQTSWIVRALEELIRY; encoded by the coding sequence ATGCCAAAGAATTTGACCAAACAGGTCAATCGTGGTAGTGAATTTGAAACGGGGCTTGAATCTGTTGTTGAAATAAAGCCTGATGTGTTGGTTCAGGCATTGAAGTCAATGTATGTAGCAAGACAGATAGATAATAAAGCGATGACTCTTTTAAAGCAAGGAAAGGTTTTCTTTCATATTGGTGTATCCGGACATGAGGCAATCCAAGTGGCAAGTGCAATGAACTTTCGCCCTGGATATGATTGGTTTTATCCTTACTATAGAGATTGGGCATTTGTTTATCAACTTGGGGTTACGCTTGAGGAACTTTTTTATAGTGTTTTTGGCAGAGCAAATTGCCCTGCAACAGGTGGGAGGCAAATGCCAGCTCATTTTGGAAAGAAAGAATTGAGGATTATTACACAATCAAGTCCGACGGGAACCCAGTATCTTCAGGCGGTTGGAACAGCAATGGGGTGTGTGAGGGATGGGACAGATGAGGTTGTTTATGTTTCGGGTGGAGATGGTTCAACAAGTGAAGGTGAATTTCATGAAGCGTTGAACTGGGCAAGCAAGGATAAATTGCCCGTCATCTTCGTTATTCAAAATAACAAATATGCTATATCTGTGCCAATATACGAGCAAACGGCTGGCGCATCAGTTGCGAAAATTGGGCAAGGATTTTTTGGGCTTGAAGTTTATGAAATTGATGGAACCGATTTCGTTCAAAGTTATCAAACTGTTAAAAAAGCAGTGGAAAGAGCCCGTGCTGGACTCGGTCCTACAATGATAGTTGCAAATGTAGTAAGATTAATTCCACATTCATCTTCGGATGATCATAGAAAATATAGAACCCCTGAAGAGCTTGAGCAGGAAAGATCAAGTGACCCAATTTTGAAGATGGAAAGTCTCTTGTTGAAAGAGGGGATTTTGACAAGAGAAGAAATAGATGGAATTTATTCAGAGCTTGATGCAGAAATTGATAAGGCAATTGAAGTTGCTGAGAAGAAACCCTACGCAAGTTCTGATACGGTAATGCTTCATGTTTATGCTCATGAGGATACAAGAAAGTTAAATTATGAAGCTACAATTCCATCAGGAAAGCCAATAGTTATGGTTGATGCGATAAATCACGCACTGCATGAGGAGATGGAGCTAAACCCCAAAATGGTGGTATATGGTGAAGATATTGCTGATCCCAAAGGTGGTGTTTTCACAGCAACGAAAGGATTAACAACGAAGTTTGGCAAAGATAGAGCTTTTAATTCACCGCTTGCTGAAGCAAGTATCGTTGGAACCGCAATTGGACTTGCGGTGAAAGGATATAAACCTGTTGTTGAAATTCAGTTTGGTGATTACATTTGGCCTGCGATGACTCAGATAAGGGATGAACTTGCTACATTTAGATATAGATCAAATGGTAGCTGGTCGGCGCCAGTTGTGATAAGGGTTCCTGTTGGCGGATACATTCACGGTGGGCATTATCATAGTCAAAACATTGAAGGATTTTTCGCTCATCTTCCGGGAATTTTCATTGCTTACCCATCAAATGCAGCTGATGCAAAAGGACTTTTGAAAACTGCATGTCGTATTGAAGACCCGGTTCTTTTCCTTGAACATAAAGCACTCTATCGCTCTCCTCAAGCAATGTCCCCTGAGCCAGATAAAGATTATTTATTACCCTTCGGTAAGGCTCAAATTAAGAAAGTTGGTAAGGATGCAACAATTGTAACTTGGGGGTTGATGGTTTATAAATCGCTTGAAGCGGTGAAAATTGTTGAACAAAAATACGGTGTTGAGATTGAAGTAATTGATATTAGAACAATAAATCCACTTGATAAAGAGACGATTTTAAATTCTGTTAAGAAGACAAGCAAGGTTTTAATAGTTCATGAAGATACATTGACAGCCGGGTTCGGGGCTGAAATTTCTGCAATCATAGCAGAAGAAGCATTTGAATATCTTG